In a genomic window of Anaerolineales bacterium:
- a CDS encoding response regulator, translated as MNLYEIFNRAPRILVADDDWLNRDLLEAFLKEAGCEVIKAADGDTALDLALEDPPDLAILDVQMPRMDGLALCAALKSVEAMRFIPVVIVTALDSEDEKMRAIEVGADEFVSKPYSSLVLLTRVRSLLRIKQLHDELEARNRLLRQVLDRFLAEDVTDIILDDPERYLQLGGEIRRVTVLFADIRGFTRFTELHPAEHVIHTLNRIFQNLSKMVFKHRGTFDKYLGDGFMAFYGAPLARED; from the coding sequence ATGAACCTGTACGAAATCTTCAACCGCGCACCCCGCATACTGGTCGCCGACGACGACTGGCTCAACCGCGACCTGCTGGAGGCGTTTTTAAAGGAAGCGGGATGCGAGGTGATCAAAGCGGCCGACGGGGATACGGCGCTGGATCTGGCGCTGGAGGACCCGCCGGACCTGGCCATCCTCGACGTGCAGATGCCGCGCATGGACGGCCTGGCCCTGTGCGCGGCCTTGAAGAGCGTCGAGGCGATGCGCTTCATCCCGGTGGTGATCGTCACCGCGCTCGACTCGGAAGACGAGAAAATGCGCGCCATCGAAGTCGGCGCCGACGAGTTCGTCAGCAAGCCCTACAGCTCGCTGGTGCTGCTGACGCGCGTGCGTTCGCTGCTGCGCATCAAGCAGCTACACGACGAGCTGGAAGCGCGCAACCGCCTGCTGCGGCAGGTGCTGGACCGCTTCCTGGCCGAGGACGTCACCGACATCATCCTCGATGATCCGGAACGTTATCTGCAGTTGGGCGGTGAAATCCGGCGTGTAACGGTGCTCTTCGCCGACATCCGCGGCTTCACGCGTTTCACCGAACTGCATCCCGCCGAACACGTGATCCACACGTTGAACCGCATCTTCCAGAATCTGAGCAAGATGGTCTTCAAGCACCGCGGCACCTTCGACAAATACCTGGGCGACGGCTTCATGGCCTTCTACGGCGCGCCGCTCGCTCGCGAGGAC
- a CDS encoding succinate dehydrogenase iron-sulfur subunit, which translates to MQVTLRIFRYNPETDKKPHYEKYTLEAEATDRILDLLNQVKWYQDGTLAYRRSCAHGVCGSDAMRINGVNRLACKVLVQDVGKKITVEPLLGMAVIKDLIVDMEPFFEQYRSVMPYFVNDEPPPEGERLQSQEQRARFDETTKCILCAACTTACPSFWASEEYVGPAAMVQAHRFIYDSRDRAAAERLQILNDRTGIWRCHDIFNCTDACPRDIEITKALGELKMAITTGKVE; encoded by the coding sequence ATGCAGGTTACGCTGCGCATCTTTCGTTACAACCCGGAAACCGACAAGAAGCCGCACTACGAGAAGTACACGCTCGAGGCGGAAGCCACCGACCGCATCCTGGATTTGCTCAACCAGGTGAAGTGGTACCAGGACGGCACGCTGGCCTACCGGCGTTCGTGCGCCCACGGGGTTTGCGGCTCGGACGCCATGCGCATCAACGGCGTCAACCGCCTGGCCTGCAAGGTGCTGGTGCAGGACGTGGGAAAGAAGATCACGGTCGAACCGCTGCTGGGCATGGCGGTGATCAAAGACCTGATCGTCGACATGGAGCCTTTTTTCGAGCAGTACCGCAGCGTGATGCCCTACTTCGTCAACGACGAACCGCCGCCTGAAGGCGAGCGCCTGCAGAGCCAGGAGCAGCGCGCCCGCTTCGACGAAACCACCAAATGCATTCTCTGCGCCGCCTGCACCACGGCCTGTCCCTCGTTCTGGGCCAGCGAAGAATACGTCGGCCCGGCGGCGATGGTACAGGCGCACCGCTTCATCTACGACAGCCGCGACCGCGCCGCGGCGGAGCGCCTGCAGATATTGAACGACCGCACGGGCATCTGGCGCTGCCACGACATCTTCAACTGCACCGATGCCTGCCCGAGAGACATCGAGATCACCAAAGCGCTCGGCGAACTCAAAATGGCCATCACGACCGGCAAGGTCGAGTAG